A portion of the Granulosicoccus antarcticus IMCC3135 genome contains these proteins:
- the cpaB gene encoding Flp pilus assembly protein CpaB, with the protein MPVQQTTERSSRSRNLKPLLMLLLSLALGAVGVFYSRTYIQDQVAFYRNQLETTETLVQVVVPIRNIQRGQVITQQDLVFRDVPTQYVDTNSINGSNFENAIGQRLEYDVSEGRPLQWSHLEGGLTPTFSGKVENGLRAMTVRVDEINSISGFLQPKDKVDLLLSHGSSDESEIFPLIQKLNIIATGVQTMVDKQSGGRERSFNTITVHVSPEQAQKITLAQQIGRLTAVLRNPEDDGSFADSPITVAHLLNIPEPEPVIPKKRRPKKPSIEYIVEGR; encoded by the coding sequence ATGCCAGTGCAACAAACAACTGAGCGCTCATCCCGCTCACGCAATCTGAAGCCATTGCTCATGCTGCTTTTATCCCTGGCGCTGGGGGCGGTGGGCGTGTTCTATTCGCGTACGTACATCCAGGATCAGGTAGCCTTTTACCGCAACCAATTGGAGACCACTGAAACATTGGTCCAGGTTGTTGTCCCGATTCGCAATATCCAGCGCGGTCAGGTGATCACCCAGCAGGATCTTGTCTTTCGTGATGTGCCGACGCAATACGTCGATACGAATAGCATCAATGGCAGTAATTTCGAGAACGCGATCGGACAGCGACTCGAATACGATGTCAGTGAAGGCAGACCTTTGCAGTGGAGCCATCTTGAAGGCGGCTTGACGCCGACCTTCAGCGGCAAGGTGGAGAATGGATTGCGTGCAATGACGGTGCGTGTTGACGAGATCAATTCCATCTCTGGATTTCTGCAGCCGAAGGACAAGGTTGATCTTTTACTCAGTCATGGGTCGAGCGACGAGTCAGAGATATTCCCGCTTATTCAGAAGCTCAATATCATCGCGACTGGCGTGCAGACGATGGTCGATAAACAATCGGGTGGTCGGGAGCGAAGTTTCAATACCATTACTGTACATGTGTCTCCAGAGCAGGCTCAGAAAATTACACTCGCTCAGCAGATTGGTCGATTGACTGCGGTTTTGCGAAATCCGGAGGATGATGGCTCCTTTGCTGATTCTCCGATAACGGTTGCTCATCTGCTCAATATACCTGAGCCCGAGCCGGTGATACCGAAGAAGCGGCGGCCTAAAAAGCCGTCAATAGAATACATAGTGGAAGGGCGTTGA